The sequence GCAAGGGACTGAATTAGCTCCAACGGCTCTGTCTCCCACTTTAAAGTTTTTTACATTTTTCCCTACTTCAACAGCATTATATTGGCAAACGTTTGTCCAAACCGGATTTATAAAAATTTTTTTATTATTCAATATAACAGACTATTTCATTTAATGCCAATGTTATATAATTGTCTATTATATAAAAAATCTTTCATAAACCTTATAAAACAAGTATAACGATGTAAAAAACCATGTTTTAAAATATTCATCTCATTTGCTTTATAAAACAAATGAGATGAATGGTCTTGATTGTATATTATCTTTAATGCATTTATCACCATTTTCTGACACCTATTAATCTTTTTTCTGACAGCCATATTGATTTTATTTGGCAGTCCAAATATCACAATATTAAGATTCCCAGCATAGTTGCAGTTTGTCAGTATTTTCGGAATATCTATGGTTTTTACATTGCTTTCTTTCTATTTATTGTTTATACTGGTATGGAATAAAAAAATGAGATTTAGCAGTTGAGTTATACAGTTCTAATCATATTTATATTGAGGGTGATAAAAATGGATTTTTCAAAAGTTAAAATAGAAATATATGTCCCGCAAGAATATATTGAAAGTTTAAGGGATGAGCTGACGAAAATCGGAGCTTGCCAAATCGGAAAATATGATCACGTTATTTCCTTTTCTAATGTACAAGGTTATTGGCACCCCTTGCTTGGAAGCAGTCCTTTTAACGGAGAAGTTGGTACCATAAATTTCGGTTCCGAATGTAAACTGGAAGTCCGCTGTCCAATTACGAAAGTTAAGGATGCAGTAGCTACAATTAAAAAAATTCATCCTTATGAGGAACCTGTAATCAATATTATTCCTCTGATAAATGATATGTTTGAAATTGAATAGCTTCATAAAATGAACAGAATATGGAATAAAGTATTTTAATCATTGAATTTTACTATATTTTGAGATAATATGTAATTAATCCATATTATAAAAGCGGAGGAGAAAAATATGGGAAATTCAACTATATTAGGTTCATTAGGCTTAGGGCTAAACATAGGTTGGGATTTAATAAAACTGGCCATTTTATATTTTGTAATAAAATATGCAGTTAAATCCGCTATAAATGAAAGTCAAATAAAAAGCAGGCAGTAAGTCAAACTGCCTACTTTTATTTTTTTATAACTTCTTTCCCGCCCATATACATTTGAAGAGGCTTAGGAATTGTAACGGAGCCATCTGCATTAAGGTTGTTTTCCAAAAATGCTATCAGCATACGGGGCGGTGCGACTACTGTATTATTAAGAGTATGTGCAAGATAGTTTCCCTTTTCTTTACTTCTAATACGAATACCAAGACGACGCGCTTGTGCATCTCCTAAATTTGAACAGCTTCCAACTTCAAAATATTTTTTCTGACGGGGTGACCAGGCTTCCACATCAATACTTTTTACTTTTAAATCTGCTAAATCACCTGAACAGCATTCTAAGGTACGTACGGGAATGTCCAAAGAACGGAAAAAATCTACTGTAATATGATATAATTTTTCAAACCACTGAGGACTTTCTTCCGGCTTACAAACTACAATCATTTCTTCTTTCTCGAATTGGTGAATACGATATACCCCTCGTTCCTCAATACCATGAGCACCTACTTCTTTTCGAAAACAGGGAGAATAACTGGTTAATGCTTGAGGAAGCTGTTCCTCATCTAAAATTGTGTCAATAAATTTTCCAATCATGGAATGTTCGCTTGTTCCGATTAGATATAAGTCTTCTCCTTCAATTTTATACATCATATTTTCCATTTCTGAAAAACTCATAACTCCGTTTACCACATTGCCACGTATCATGAAAGGTGGAATATAGTAGGTAAAACCTCTATCAATCATAAAATCCCGTGCATATGAAAGAATGGAGGAATGAAGACGGGCAATATCACCGCAAAGGTAATAAAAACCGTTTCCACTGGTTTTTCTTGCACTATCAAGGTCTATTCCATTAAGTCTTTCCATAATATCAACATGGTATGGTACTTCAAAATCAGGAACAATGGGTTCTCCAAACCTTTCACGTTCAACATTTTCACTGTCGTCCTTTCCGATGGGTACGGACGGATCTATTATATTTGGAATAACCAACATTCTTTCCCGAATTTGACTCTCAATATTATCTTCTGACGTTTTCAAATCAGCAAGTTCCTGTGCAATATCTTCAACTTGTTTTTTCTTTTTTTCAGCTTCTTCTCTTTGCCCTTTGGACATTAAAGCTCCAATCTCTTTGCTAATAGAATTCCTCTGACTTCTGAGAAAATCACTTCTTGTTTTTGTTGCCCTGAATTGTTCATCTAATTTTATTACTTCATCTACCAATATAAGTTTTTCATCTTGAAATTTTTTTCTGATATTTTCTTTTACTATTTCAGGATTTGCCCGCAAAAATTTAATATCTAACATTTTTCTCCTCCTCATATACAGTATTTTAAATAAAAAAACCTCCCAATCTCATATAATAAATATGGGACGGAAGGATCCGCGATGCCACCCAAATTGTCAGCCCATAAGGCTGACCACCTCTAAAACGTGCAATAAAGGACACATTCCTTCGATTTTTCATCGACAGCTCTAAAAGTGGAAAGGCTTAAATTCTAACCGGTTCGCAGCAAACACCAGCTCTCTGAATAGATTTATAAGCCGAAGTTTTTATCATCGCTCATATATATTTTTGTATTACTAAATTATATCTATTATATACAATTCGAAAATAATTTACAAGTAAAAAATCTTCTAAAACATGGTAAGCTGTTCTTTTTCTCCGAGTCTCGATAAAACCTGGGGATCATTATCTTTAAAAAAAGCATACTTTATCTCTCTTTCTTTAGTGAATATCTGAGTATCTTTGTCTAAAGAAGGACGAAGTCTGCAACTGTACACTATTGGAAAATAATCTCTTATATATTTTCCTTCGCTGTGAGCAGTCAAAGCTATTATTTGAAACCCCAACTGTTCGGCAATAAAGAATACGGGATCCAAAACATGGTTACTTGAAGCTTCTCCGAACGGATTATCCAATATAACCGTACGGTTCCTCTTTTGTTCGAAATTTATACTCTGCTTTTTTTCAGCAAGATAATTCAATATCCCCAAAAATAAAGTCATATTTTTACTCCATTTTTCCCCGCCGGACCAAGAATTCGTTTTTTCCCAAGACACGGGAATACTATTTACCTTACCGTCATTCGTAACTTTTCTGCATTTTACTTTTATTCCGTCCCCTGCCATAAGGGCTTTCATAAGCTGCTTGGCTTGAAATTTATCTTCTATATATTTTCTTACGGAAGACTTATCTTCTTTTCCCTCTTCATCCTTAAATTCATTGCTTTCAATATCTTTAATCATAATATTTATATAATTTCTTATTTCTTCCTTCCCAAATTCTTCTTTCCATTCCGGAACGTCAATTATATATATTTTTTTTGATTTGTCGTCTACCTTTATCCTCGTCTTCTTAGAAATAGACCCTATTTCCTGAGCAAGGGACTTTAAATAAGAATTAAGATATTTCACAAACTGGCTTATCTCCTTATCATGCTCCATCATATCCATTTCCAATATATTTACGGTTTTGTCAATTCTTTTATCTATGTTTTTCTGCCATTCAATAATATCATCATATTTATCTTTATATTTAATCCCCCATAACGCCATGTTTTTCAATCTGGGTTCGCTTATGTGTTCACTGCAAAACATCTCAAAGTCCCGTTTTTCTTTATCTACTTTAATTATATTTTCCTCTGTTTCCTTTTTTATATTTTCAAGGGAGTTCAAAACGAGACTAACATATTTCATTCTATCATAAGGAAGCCCTTGAATCATATCATCGGATAAACCTAAGGATATGACATTATCAGACAGATATTCGTATTTTTCATTTTTCAGCCTCAAATTATTCAAAACTTCTTCTATTGATTTTAGTTCTTTATCCCATTTTTCTTCCATGGAATTCAAATAATCAATTCTCTTACCCAATTCGATCTTCTCATCATCTATCTCTTTCTTCACATTTCCCAAGGAATCGGTAAATTCCACTATCTTATCATAAACCTTAAAATAATCTTCTTCTTTGACTTCATATTTACTTTTAATATTCTGATATTTTTCTTTAAATCTATTTAATTCTTTTTCTTTTTTATCCAGCAGGGGAGAAAGAACTTTTATACTTTTAATCAAATCCTCGATTTCGGCTTCTCCGTATATGGGAAATTCCATATCCTTTTCTGACTGATATTTGGCACGTAAAATCAAATTCTTTAAATCCTTCCGATGCTCTTCTTTTGCATCAGAAATTTTCACTATATTATACGATATATTTTCTCTGTCCTTCTGCTTCTTATTTAATACATCTTTCAATTCCTTTCTTTCTCTCTTTAAAACTTCTATGGAAATCGGAGAATATTCGGGAACAAAATCTCTGACTTCCATATACAATTCGTCTTTGCTTAAAGAATCAATATAACCTTTAATCTTATTTAGTTCTAAAAGTAATTTTTCAGATATTCCCCTGTACCTTTCTGTTTCCTTTTTATTCTCTTCCTTTTTTTTATTGTTTTCCTCAATTTTAAAATCCAATCGGAATAAATCTTTTTTTATACCTTTCACGGAGTTTTTGAAATTTAAATACTTTCCGGCTTCCACAATATTTTTATTTAATACATTTTGTTCTTCTTGCAAATTGTTGATTTTATTTCCCGCATTTTTTATATCGTTATCTATCTGCAATACTCTTTTTTCTCCTTCTTCTATATTGCATTTTATCGTATTTATTTCCTCATCAGTATGTTTGTAATCCTCTTTTAACATAGTAAAATCCTCATAAGGATATTGGTCTAAAAATTCTTTTATTTTGTTTAAAACTTTAGTATACCTTTCCAACTCTGTTTCTTTTTCTTTCCTTGCCCGGGTAGCGCTTTCGGCTTTTTTTTGTCCTTCGGTTTTTTTAGCCTGAAAATCTTCTCTCTTTATATTATCCTTCCATACCGAAGGATAGAGAAAAATATCATTTTCTATTTTTCCTCCTTCCAAAAGGAGCTGTGCTTTGGATTGAGTCAAAATTCCAATGGGACAGCTGATTTTATCTATATTCCTTTTAAGTTTTTCATGTAATTTATTTTCACCGTTATCCGCAACAATTACGGATGATGCCCAATAAGGATAGTTCTGATAATACTCTGTTTCATCCTTATTCAAAACGGCAGCCGCCCTTCCGATATACTGAGCACCGGATTCCAAAAAAACGAAGTTATTCCTCCACTGATTTATCCATGAATCCAGCATGGGTTCGGCAGTAAAATACTCATTATCCTTATAATCATCGGAAAACCTGTGAGATATCCTTTCATTTATCAGAAGTTCTTCCCTTTCCCGCCTGATTCTCTCACATTTATCTTCTAAAGCCGCTACTATCTGTTCTTTTTTTATATACAAACTGTTTATATGCTCATAACCTGAAATCAGCTCCTTTATCTTGATTAACAATTCCTTTTCTTCATTTTCTATTCTTTCTATTTTCTCTCCCAAAACTCCCCTGTTATCTGAAAGCTGCTCCTGTTTTTCCCTGTAAGAACTTAATTCGGCATTGATACGGTTTTTCTCCTCATACATCTCTTTCAGCCTCTCACGGCGTTCTACTAAATCCTTTTCCAGAAAATTAATTTTATCCGTCCATTTAGGATACTGTTCTTCTATTGTTTCATTTTCGGAATTGGAAAGTATCTCGCTTTCAATATCTTTCATTTGTCTGCAGGAAAAGTTCAGCTCTCCCCTTAGATTCCCTTTTTTTTCAACAAGTTCCTCATACTCCTTGTCTAAAGAGTCCTTTTTTTCTCTAAGTATACGGAGATTATCATTACATTCCTCTCTTTTTCTATTCGCTTCATCTCTCTTCCCATTCAATTTATTAAATTCTCCGTCAAAATATCCACTAACAGCGGATGAGTTGATTCTCAATTGTTTTTCTGCTTCATCGGTCTTTTCATCTTTTTCCAACATATCAAGCTGTTTTTTATAGATCAAAATCTCGTCTTCATCATCCTTGATCTTTTTTTTCAATTGAGCAATCTCTAAGTTTTCCAGCCTTCTTTCCTTAGCCGAAAATTCGTCTTTTTGCACCTCGTAATCTCTGAGACAGTTGTTATATTCGTTCTCATCCTTTTCTAATTCTTGCTTTATGCATTCCAAATAATAGGAATATTCCTTCTGAACTAATTTTTCATTTGTACTCTTCCAATCATTCTGTGCTTTTTCTACATCTTTTAATTCCTTATCCGTCTTTTTATGCTCATCAAGGAAAAATTCATAAAGGGCTTTTCCCTCTCCTTTTTTCTTACCGAATTTTTCAAGAGAATAATAATATTCCTTATATACTTCAACGTATTTTCTTATTCTATCCTGAATAAGTTTACTTTCATCTATATTCTTTTTCAGATAATTATGTTGCTTGAAATGTTCCCTCTGATTTTCAAAAGTATCGGCAAAATCCTTCATTCCGTTTCCCGCCAGGGCTTCTTCGGCAACGGGAATCAGGAGCCTGTCGACTAAACTTTCGGTAGTTTTGCAGCCGTCAAAAAATTTCTCCACCCCTCCCTCTTCTCCGTTTATCAATGATATTCTTCTCCATTCCATAGGAATTATCTTAAAATTTTCTTCTATATATTTTTGATATTCTCTAATTGTAGAAAATCTCTTGGCATTTACATGCTCCTTGCTCATATATTGATAATAATCATTCATTTCTTCTCTTCCCGCAGGGCGTTTATTCCCATTTGAAGTATTTCTGACAAAAGGGATATTTTCGATTGAATTGCTGTCACTACTTCCGTATTCATAAACATATCTGTAAGAATCCAGCTTACCGTTAACTAAAAACAACGTTACTGCAGTTAAGGCATATCTTCTGGGTCTTTCGTTTAATATCCATTCTACGGCTATATGAGCGGGATTGCCTTCCAAAGACAATGTATCCTTTATTTTTCTTTCCGCTAAATCCGAATGAGGAAGAATTGCCTGCAAAACGGTTTGTATAAAAACTGTTTTCCCGCCTCCGTTTTCTAAAAGAA is a genomic window of Acidilutibacter cellobiosedens containing:
- a CDS encoding DUF6019 family protein, whose protein sequence is MGNSTILGSLGLGLNIGWDLIKLAILYFVIKYAVKSAINESQIKSRQ
- a CDS encoding cytochrome C biogenesis protein — protein: MDFSKVKIEIYVPQEYIESLRDELTKIGACQIGKYDHVISFSNVQGYWHPLLGSSPFNGEVGTINFGSECKLEVRCPITKVKDAVATIKKIHPYEEPVINIIPLINDMFEIE
- a CDS encoding coiled-coil domain-containing protein; this translates as MPSISKIRFTNVVYEGGSKRYNDDIFVFEGNNGAILLENGGGKTVFIQTVLQAILPHSDLAERKIKDTLSLEGNPAHIAVEWILNERPRRYALTAVTLFLVNGKLDSYRYVYEYGSSDSNSIENIPFVRNTSNGNKRPAGREEMNDYYQYMSKEHVNAKRFSTIREYQKYIEENFKIIPMEWRRISLINGEEGGVEKFFDGCKTTESLVDRLLIPVAEEALAGNGMKDFADTFENQREHFKQHNYLKKNIDESKLIQDRIRKYVEVYKEYYYSLEKFGKKKGEGKALYEFFLDEHKKTDKELKDVEKAQNDWKSTNEKLVQKEYSYYLECIKQELEKDENEYNNCLRDYEVQKDEFSAKERRLENLEIAQLKKKIKDDEDEILIYKKQLDMLEKDEKTDEAEKQLRINSSAVSGYFDGEFNKLNGKRDEANRKREECNDNLRILREKKDSLDKEYEELVEKKGNLRGELNFSCRQMKDIESEILSNSENETIEEQYPKWTDKINFLEKDLVERRERLKEMYEEKNRINAELSSYREKQEQLSDNRGVLGEKIERIENEEKELLIKIKELISGYEHINSLYIKKEQIVAALEDKCERIRREREELLINERISHRFSDDYKDNEYFTAEPMLDSWINQWRNNFVFLESGAQYIGRAAAVLNKDETEYYQNYPYWASSVIVADNGENKLHEKLKRNIDKISCPIGILTQSKAQLLLEGGKIENDIFLYPSVWKDNIKREDFQAKKTEGQKKAESATRARKEKETELERYTKVLNKIKEFLDQYPYEDFTMLKEDYKHTDEEINTIKCNIEEGEKRVLQIDNDIKNAGNKINNLQEEQNVLNKNIVEAGKYLNFKNSVKGIKKDLFRLDFKIEENNKKKEENKKETERYRGISEKLLLELNKIKGYIDSLSKDELYMEVRDFVPEYSPISIEVLKRERKELKDVLNKKQKDRENISYNIVKISDAKEEHRKDLKNLILRAKYQSEKDMEFPIYGEAEIEDLIKSIKVLSPLLDKKEKELNRFKEKYQNIKSKYEVKEEDYFKVYDKIVEFTDSLGNVKKEIDDEKIELGKRIDYLNSMEEKWDKELKSIEEVLNNLRLKNEKYEYLSDNVISLGLSDDMIQGLPYDRMKYVSLVLNSLENIKKETEENIIKVDKEKRDFEMFCSEHISEPRLKNMALWGIKYKDKYDDIIEWQKNIDKRIDKTVNILEMDMMEHDKEISQFVKYLNSYLKSLAQEIGSISKKTRIKVDDKSKKIYIIDVPEWKEEFGKEEIRNYINIMIKDIESNEFKDEEGKEDKSSVRKYIEDKFQAKQLMKALMAGDGIKVKCRKVTNDGKVNSIPVSWEKTNSWSGGEKWSKNMTLFLGILNYLAEKKQSINFEQKRNRTVILDNPFGEASSNHVLDPVFFIAEQLGFQIIALTAHSEGKYIRDYFPIVYSCRLRPSLDKDTQIFTKEREIKYAFFKDNDPQVLSRLGEKEQLTMF
- the serS gene encoding serine--tRNA ligase → MLDIKFLRANPEIVKENIRKKFQDEKLILVDEVIKLDEQFRATKTRSDFLRSQRNSISKEIGALMSKGQREEAEKKKKQVEDIAQELADLKTSEDNIESQIRERMLVIPNIIDPSVPIGKDDSENVERERFGEPIVPDFEVPYHVDIMERLNGIDLDSARKTSGNGFYYLCGDIARLHSSILSYARDFMIDRGFTYYIPPFMIRGNVVNGVMSFSEMENMMYKIEGEDLYLIGTSEHSMIGKFIDTILDEEQLPQALTSYSPCFRKEVGAHGIEERGVYRIHQFEKEEMIVVCKPEESPQWFEKLYHITVDFFRSLDIPVRTLECCSGDLADLKVKSIDVEAWSPRQKKYFEVGSCSNLGDAQARRLGIRIRSKEKGNYLAHTLNNTVVAPPRMLIAFLENNLNADGSVTIPKPLQMYMGGKEVIKK